One window of the Mytilus galloprovincialis chromosome 14, xbMytGall1.hap1.1, whole genome shotgun sequence genome contains the following:
- the LOC143058632 gene encoding uncharacterized protein LOC143058632, with amino-acid sequence MKPKTDLCKTCFQLREDISRSISEDAKLVTTQKLIDHIQSARTEREYYKLCTKRSRDELKLAESPIGKYNTPCSKNFENVHYTFDFSQYVNLPHSSQQVGALYFLTPRKVQIFGVCDENFPMQTNYLIDEQQTIGENGSRTHGLNAVLSMLHHYLHGNTYGEKACHFHADNSVGQNKNKTTLHYLLWRCAKGLHKTINLHFMIAGHTKCLCDACFGMLKKKFRKSDVNTVSQLVKIVDNSAKCNRSEVYNENDDDENSLKWYRWDNFFTKYFKPLRGIGKFHHFRFTSDEVGVVFARETLDQPEKRLVLLKESANLPELLTTLPEVIQPAGLTEERRRYLYNEVCPFVQFNFLDEFCPRASEE; translated from the coding sequence ATGAAACCAAAGACGGATCTATGTAAAACGTGCTTTCAGTTGAGGGAGGATATTTCCAGATCTATTTCAGAAGACGCGAAATTAGTGACAACTCAAAAATTAATTGACCATATACAGTCTGCGCGGACGGAGCGTGAGTAttataaattatgtacaaaaagatCACGTGATGAATTAAAGTTAGCTGAGTCTCCAATAGGAAAGTATAACACTCCATGttccaaaaattttgaaaatgttcattACACTTTTGACTTTTCACAATATGTAAACTTGCCACATTCGTCTCAACAAGTTGGAGCTCTTTACTTTTTAACACCTCGAAAGGTTCAAATATTTGGAGTTTGCGATGAAAACTTTCCAATGCAAACTAATTATTTGATTGATGAGCAACAAACAATCGGAGAAAATGGAAGTCGGACACATGGACTCAATGCTGTTTTAAGTATGCTCCACCATTATCTGCATGGTAATACTTATGGTGAAAAGGCGTGTCATTTTCATGCTGATAATTCCGTgggacaaaacaaaaataaaactactTTACATTATCTGTTGTGGAGGTGCGCAAAGGGTTTACACAAAACGATtaatttgcattttatgattGCTGGGCACACAAAATGTTTATGTGACGCTTGTTTTggcatgttgaaaaaaaaatttcgaaAGTCGGACGTAAACACTGTATCGCAACTGGTTAAAATTGTTGACAATTCTGCCAAATGCAATAGGTCAGAAGTCTACAATGAAAATGACGATGACGAAAACAGCTTAAAGTGGTACAGATGGGATAATTTCTTCACTAAATATTTTAAACCACTCAGAGGTATAGGAAAATTCCATCACTTCAGATTTACCAGTGACGAAGTAGGAGTCGTATTTGCGAGAGAAACTCTTGATCAACCTGAGAAAAGACTGGTCCTCCTAAAGGAAAGCGCAAACCTACCAGAGTTGCTCACGACACTTCCAGAAGTTATTCAGCCAGCAGGGCTGACAGAGGAGAGAAGGCGTTATCTGTACAATGAAGTCTGTCCTTTTGTTCAGTTTAATTTCCTTGACGAATTTTGTCCTCGTGCTTCAGAGGAGTAA